Below is a genomic region from Pseudazoarcus pumilus.
CCGGCTCGATGTCCTCGAGATCGATCTTGGCCACCTCGAGACCGGATGCATCCTTGATCGTCAGCGTCACGCGCTCGGCGCCGGCCGGCACCTCGAAGCCACCGACGCCACCGGCCTCGGTGAGCACCATGTTCTTGCCCTCGACGAGTACGCCGCGACCAACCAGCGCCGCGGCCTGCATGGCCTCGGCCGAATCCTGACCGGCGAGCATCTGACGGAACAGGCCGTTGAGTCGTTCGATGCCGTCCACGGTGCTCATCTGCGCGAGCTGCGAGGTGACCTCGGCGTTCTCCAGCGGGTTCATGGGGTCCTGGTTCTTGAGCTGGGTGGTGAGCAGGGTCAGAAAGCGCGACTGCGTGTCGCCCTCGCCCTTTTTCGCCGTCGCCTGCTCGGAACGGGCCAGCCCGCTATAGACGTTCTGGGTTTCGCTCACGACACTCATCGCGGTTTCCTCATCTCGTTCTTCACTGACCGATGGTCAGCGTGCGCTGCAATAGCGTCTTGGCCGTATTCATGACCTCGACGTTGTTCTGGTAGGAACGCGACGCGGAGATCATGTTGACCATCTCCTCGA
It encodes:
- a CDS encoding flagellar hook assembly protein FlgD, producing MSVVSETQNVYSGLARSEQATAKKGEGDTQSRFLTLLTTQLKNQDPMNPLENAEVTSQLAQMSTVDGIERLNGLFRQMLAGQDSAEAMQAAALVGRGVLVEGKNMVLTEAGGVGGFEVPAGAERVTLTIKDASGLEVAKIDLEDIEPGSHNYVWDGTAIDGSAAAPGMYSVSIAASTGGEKVDARTLQFGQVTGIVRGPNSTDLQVGSLGIFQFDDIKQIL